Genomic segment of Bacteroidales bacterium:
TTATAAAATCTAAATCTTCAATTCCTCTCTCCCCCTGGTTGATTCGTACCATACGCTCAGCACCGTAAAAATTCAAAGATCGTAAGGCGTTGCGTACTAAAAAACGAGCTTCGTGTTTTTTATCAGGAGCTACAGCATCTTCCAAATCCAAAATTAAACCATCGGGAGAATGAATTCCCGCATTAAGCATCAAACTTGGCGAATTTCCCGGCAAATAAAGTCGAGAAAAACGATGTTGCTCTTTTAGGCTTGCCTGTTTATTTTCGTCTAATATCTCGAGCAAGAATTCTTTTTCAGAATCGAGCAATTGCTTAATTGCAGCTTCAATACGAGCTGCAATTACAAAGGGTAGGGCACCGCTATCAACAAATTGAATACGAGCGTGTTCGATTTCAAAAAAGGCTAAGATATCAAGAATTAATTGACGGTTGGCTTTCCCGTACATAATCTCAACTTTAGAGTTCATTTCGAGCTGAATGCCTCCCGAAGTTTTAATTTCCAATTCGATAAAACAGTCGGATCGAATTTTCTTTCCTTTGTTACCTGCTTGAGCTATTTGCATATTTTTATATTCTATATTTTTTTTAAAAACGTTGTAATTAAAACCGCATTTCGAGCAGAGTTCTTAAACGATCCGGTGTTAATGCTTTTCGCTCTCCCAAATTTATCTTTTTTTGCTTATTAAGTTTTTGAATTACGGTTTCTATTTCGCTTTTAGGAATATTGTATTCACTCAATCGTGTTTTAGCCCCTAAAAGTTTAAAAAATTCTTCTGTTTTGATTATTGCTTTATCTATTAGTATTTCTTCGTCTTCCTCATCAATATTCCAAACATTTTTAGCGAAGCGAATTAATTTTTCATGTTTTTCTTTACGCATAACTTCCATTGTTCCTGCTAATAAAATAGCTAAAGATTGTGCGTGATCCAAGCCGTAAAGAGCTGTAAGTTCGTGTCCAATGGTATGTGTTGCCCAATCGGTTGGAACACCCAAAGCCAACTGACCATTTAAAGCCATGGTAATAGCCCACATACTATTTGCAGCAACATCATAATCAAAATCTTTTAATACATAGTCAGGTCCGTATTCTATTAGGCTAAGCATAACCCCTTCTGCCCAACGATCTTGAATTTCCGCTTTATTTGGAAACGTAAGATATTGTTCAATTACATGAATAAAAGCATCTATAATGCCATTTGCTAATTGAGTTTTAGGTAAAGTTTTTAAAACGCAAGGATCTAAGATGGAAAATTTAGGATAGACTTTTTCGCTATGAAAGGGAAGCTTTTCATTTGTTTCGTCATTGCTTACTACACAAAAAGAATTCATTTCGGAGCCTGTTGCAGCGAGCGTTAATATAACACCTAACGGCATAGCAGATTTAACAGGGGCTCCTTTTTGACAAATTGCCCAAGGATCACCATCTTTAAAATGAGCGGCTGCTGCCAAAAATTTAGTGCCGTCGATTACAGAGCCTCCGCCAACAGCTAAAAGGAAATCAATTTTTTCTTTTTCAACTATTTTTAGGGCATTCATCATAGTGTGATAACGCGGATTGGGCTCTATACCACCAAATTCAAAAATGGTAAATTCTGACAATGCTTTTTTTACTTGTTCATAAATGCCATTTTTAAAAATACTTCCGCTACCATAAGTCATTAAAATTCGGCTATTCTTTGGAATTTCTCTTGCTACAGAAGAAATTGTTTCTTTTCCGAAAATGATTTTAACAGGATTTTGATATTCGAAATTGTACATTTATTTTTTTATTCAAATTTACTAAATTTTGGTGCATCACAAAGTCTTAATAAAACTAATTAGGCAGTCTGTTTTCTTTATTAAAAGTTGTTTTGTCTATAAAAAATATAACTTTGTAGCATTCAACAAATTCTTATGAAAAGTATTGAATTTAAAGGCAAGGTCTATACCGTATTATTTCTTCGACTGCTAATAGTTTTAGTCTTGCTAAGCATATCTCGTATGCTTCTATACTTTTTTAATGTGAATTATTTTGGCGAGCTTTCTGCTAACGACTTATTTTCAATCTATTTTTTAGGACTTCGTTTTGACATTGCGGCTCTGATGATGTTGAATTTTCCATTAATACTGCTTAGTACTTTGCCGTTTAATTATAAATATAGTAGAAAAGTAATAAATGCAGTTTTGTATATCACATTACTATTCAATAGTTTGGCCATCTTTTCCAATTTAATAGATGTTATATATTTTAGATTTACATTAAAAAGGAGCACTTTCGATATTTTTAATTTTTTGGATGCTAATGTTGGATTGTTTGATATTTTTAAATCCTTAGTTTTAGATTATTGGTATATTATATTGCTTGCTGTAGCAATGATACTATTGATGGTTTATGCTTTGTTAAGGATTAAAGAAAGGATTATTATTCCAAAGCAATCTCTTGCTCAAACCATATACAAAAGTTTTCTTTTTCTTTTAATTTTAGGTTTAAGCATTTTAGGAATGCGAGGAGGAACTCAACTTAAGCCTCTTAATTTGATTGATGCCGAGAGAA
This window contains:
- a CDS encoding iron-containing alcohol dehydrogenase, with the translated sequence MYNFEYQNPVKIIFGKETISSVAREIPKNSRILMTYGSGSIFKNGIYEQVKKALSEFTIFEFGGIEPNPRYHTMMNALKIVEKEKIDFLLAVGGGSVIDGTKFLAAAAHFKDGDPWAICQKGAPVKSAMPLGVILTLAATGSEMNSFCVVSNDETNEKLPFHSEKVYPKFSILDPCVLKTLPKTQLANGIIDAFIHVIEQYLTFPNKAEIQDRWAEGVMLSLIEYGPDYVLKDFDYDVAANSMWAITMALNGQLALGVPTDWATHTIGHELTALYGLDHAQSLAILLAGTMEVMRKEKHEKLIRFAKNVWNIDEEDEEILIDKAIIKTEEFFKLLGAKTRLSEYNIPKSEIETVIQKLNKQKKINLGERKALTPDRLRTLLEMRF